In the genome of Aspergillus luchuensis IFO 4308 DNA, chromosome 2, nearly complete sequence, one region contains:
- a CDS encoding cytochrome P450 (COG:Q;~EggNog:ENOG410PVE4;~InterPro:IPR001128,IPR017972,IPR002401,IPR036396;~PFAM:PF00067;~go_function: GO:0005506 - iron ion binding [Evidence IEA];~go_function: GO:0016705 - oxidoreductase activity, acting on paired donors, with incorporation or reduction of molecular oxygen [Evidence IEA];~go_function: GO:0020037 - heme binding [Evidence IEA];~go_process: GO:0055114 - oxidation-reduction process [Evidence IEA]), producing the protein MAVSAVTFAAASLCILLLAYKLIIYPVFLSPLSKIPNAHWSAPISPVWIIWKRYRAQNNRTIQSAHERLGPIVRLAPSEVSVNCVDGGIKSIYTGGYEKHEWYPRVFGSFGTVSMFTMTNNKAHSTRKRMLSNIYSKSFLQSSPHIHLISETILLDRLLPIIQDAASSGSPIDMHDLDQGITMDFVSAYLYGLANGTNFLQDDSFRRKTLRLYQSRKPFEFYHQEVPNLVSWAKRLGLRLIPKWCDEANEVLDAWGLSFCDKADECLTSTQLNTEPMVYKQLKQSISKQLPPKESPSYPKLIEQQRLDIACELYDHLTAGHETSAVALTYLFWELSKHPDLQSSLREELHTLEPKILYPRPSSSRDLPTPKSIDSLPLLDAIVTETLRLHAPIPGIQPRVTPSSGCTLVGYSDIPGNTRVSAQAYSLHRNPEVFPKPETWQPKRWLKECNSSEELEERRRWFWAFGSGGRMCVGSNLALQEMKLVVAAIYTNYTTIIIDDEDIEAIDAYTVKPRGEKLVLKFESVA; encoded by the exons ATGGCGGTCTCTGCCGTTACTTTCGCCGCAGCCAGCTTGTGCATCCTACTACTGGCCTATAAACTGATTATATACCccgtctttctctctccgtTGTCCAAGATACCTAATGCGCACTGGTCAGCTCCAATCTCTCCAGTATGGATTATCTGGAAACGGTATAGGGCACAGAACAACAGGACCATCCAATCCGCACATGAAAGACTAGGGCCTATTGTCCGGCTTGCACCATCGGAAGTCTCCGTCAACTGCGTCGATGGGGGCATCAAGTCTATCTACACGGGTGGGTATGAGAAACACGAATGGTACCCTCGTGTCTTTGGCTCTTTTGG AACCGTTAGCATGTTCACCATGACAAACAACAAAGCCCACTCCACCCGCAAAAGAATGCTGTCCAACATTTACAGCAAGTCATTCTTGCAATCCTCACCCCATATCCACCTCATCTCCGAGACAATCCTGCTCGAtcgtctcctccccatcatccaagatgcCGCCTCCTCAGGCTCGCCCATTGACATGCACGACCTCGACCAGGGGATCACAATGGACTTTGTCTCCGCGTACCTATACGGCCTAGCCAACGGGACCAATTTCCTTCAGGACGATTCTTTCCGGCGCAAGACCCTCCGCCTTTACCAAAGCAGGAAGCCCTTCGAATTCTACCACCAAGAAGTCCCCAACCTCGTCTCATGGGCCAAGCGTCTCGGCCTCCGCTTAATCCCCAAATGGTGCGACGAAGCCAACGAAGTCCTCGACGCCTGGGGTCTATCCTTCTGCGACAAAGCAGACGAATGCCTCACCTCGACCCAGCTCAACACAGAACCCATGGTCTACAAGCAACTCAAGCAAAGCATATCCAAACAGCTCCCGCCCAAAGAATCACCATCTTACCCCAAGCTCATCGAGCAACAACGCCTCGACATCGCCTGCGAACTCTATGACCACCTCACAGCCGGCCACGAAACCAGCGCCGTAGCCCTGACCTACCTCTTCTGGGAACTCTCCAAGCACCCGGACCTCCAGTCCTCTCTCCGCGAGGAGCTCCACACCCTAGAACCTAAGATCCTGTACCCCcgtccatcatcctctcgagacctccccacccccaaatccaTCGACTCCCTACCCCTCCTCGACGCCATCGTAACAGAGACCCTACGCCTGCATGCCCCAATCCCCGGTATCCAGCCCCGAGTCACCCCGTCCTCTGGATGCACGCTAGTCGGGTATAGCGATATCCCCGGGAACACGCGGGTCAGTGCGCAGGCGTACTCGCTTCATCGCAACCCGGAGGTCTTCCCGAAGCCGGAGACGTGGCAGCCGAAGCGGTGGCTGAAGGAATGTAATTCgtcggaggagctggaggaaagGAGGCGGTGGTTTTGGGCATTTGGGAGTGGGGGGAGGATGTGTGTGGGAAGTAATTTGGCTTTGCAGG AGATGAAATTGGTAGTCGCGGCTATCTATACCAATTATACGACAATTatcattgatgatgaggatattgagGCTATTGATGCGTATACGGTTAAGCCGAGGGGGGAGAAGCTGGTCTTGAAGTTCGAGTCTGTTGCGTAG
- a CDS encoding mitochondrial 37S ribosomal protein mS37 (COG:J;~EggNog:ENOG410PS65;~InterPro:IPR017264;~go_function: GO:0003735 - structural constituent of ribosome [Evidence IEA];~go_process: GO:0032543 - mitochondrial translation [Evidence IEA]): MPAKAVSTRLNPVRLQSIPHLRVRRPNTNEPNTCVAVMSSMLSCWASQGYTHEGCAVLEQQLRSCMDAPKPKSQKRNPINYHLMRMFPKVVGPKKKDGVLG, encoded by the exons ATGCCCGCGAAAGCTGTCTCTACCCGCCTTAACCCGGTCCGTCTGCAGTCCATCCCTCACCTGCGCGTCCGGCGTCCGAACACCAATGAGCCGAATACCTGCGTTGCGGTGATGTCGTCTATGCTGA GCTGCTGGGCATCCCAGGGCTACACCCACGAGGGATGCGCCGTTCTCGAACAACAATTGAGATCTTGCATGGATGCTCCT AAACCCAAGTCCCAGAAGCGCAACCCCATCAACTACCACCTCATGAGAATGTTCCCCAAGGTCGTCGgccccaagaagaaggacggtGTGTTGGGTTAA
- a CDS encoding DnaJ family domain-containing protein (COG:S;~EggNog:ENOG410PG9T;~InterPro:IPR018961;~PFAM:PF09350), whose amino-acid sequence MSRRHVSTFYTNTVAPVCAPRRQVIPSSRCFSVGSVRRTAAGSKPGEQHENIKSQDESKKEEEQGAMARRLSEMTEQAMLEGGRSAQRNMQQAGFSDELKQQLEERVAAAAFKNEYAAAHSIVDMPSSAGQGTRDIASAQAWTGTETTHDITLRMLDDSKKRIRTPYKIPQPNPVDMRISPKPKDSTGVRLAKARERTATYSLSQSEGISEDEREAMRREMRERFSPGARPMPATLQGLSALANERIEDAMARGQFNRIKRGKGVNTETDHRANSPFIDTTEYFMNKMIQKQEIVPPWIEKQQDLAREVDRFRSRLRAEWRRHAARLIASEGGSLDVQMRRADAYAAAEARLAERAKIEKMFRESDSASDAGGLDSSDGAAQSSDSAVSEPQEEKEPLPYVTPLRDPQYMNTERSFLELTIKNLNALTRTYNLQAPPVAQKPYLNLERELAACYAEVAPSLAEEIKRRATERARPRNSGPQAANILESLSTSSKVRVYEEDQAKGYGFKEFWRDLFSKKE is encoded by the exons ATGAGCAGAAGGCATGTGAGCACTTTTTACACTAATACGGTCGCTCCGGTATGTGCGCCGAGACGTCAGGTTATACCCTCATCGAGATGCTTCTCTGTGGGGAGCGTGCGGCGAACTGCGGCGGGTTCGAAGCCGGGCGAGCAGCATGAGAATATCAAGTCACAGGATGAgtcgaagaaagaagaggaacaggGAGCTATGGCGCGGCGACTGTCGGAAATGACAGAGCAGGCTATGCTGGAAGGAGGCCGGTCCGCGCAGAGAAACATGCAACAGGCGGGGTTCTCGGACGAGCTGAAGCAAcagctggaggagagggtggcggCGGCAGCTTTCAAGAATGAGTACGCGGCCGCGCACTCTATCGTTGATATGCCG TCAAGCGCAGGTCAAGGAACACGAGACATCGCTAGCGCTCAGGCATGGACCGGAACAGAAACCACCCACGACATCACGCTACGAATGTTGGACGACTCCAAGAAACGCATACGCACACCATATAAGATCCCCCAGCCAAACCCGGTCGATATGCGAATCAGCCCGAAGCCCAAAGATTCCACTGGCGTGCGTCTAGCGAAAGCCCGAGAGCGCACGGCAACGTATTCTTTGAGCCAGAGTGAGGGGATCTCCGAGGACGAACGTGAAGCTATGCGCCGAGAGATGCGGGAACGGTTCTCCCCCGGAGCACGACCTATGCCGGCCACGCTGCAGGGATTATCGGCGCTTGCGAACGAGCGGATCGAGGATGCGATGGCGCGTGGTCAGTTCAACAGGATAAAGAGGGGCAAGGGTGTGAATACGGAGACGGATCACCGAGCCAATAGTCCGTTCATCGATACGACCGAGTATTTCATGAACAAGATGATCCAGAAGCAGGAGATCGTGCCGCCGTGGATCGAGAAACAACAGGACCTAGCTAGGGAGGTTGATCGGTTTCGATCACGCTTGAGAGCGGAGTGGCGACGACATGCAGCCCGGCTGATCGCCAGCGAAGGAGGGTCTCTGGATGTGCAGATGAGACGGGCAGATGCATATGCCGCAGCGGAGGCTCGACTGGCAGAAAGGGCCAAGATAGAGAAGATGTTCCGCGAGAGCGATAGTGCGAGTGATGCTGGAGGGCTGGACTCTTCAGACGGAGCTGCGCAGAGCTCTGATAGTGCGGTATCAGAGCCgcaagaggaaaaagagcCTTTGCCCTATGTCACGCCTCTGCGTGATCCGCAATATATGAACACGGAGCGTTCGTTTCTTGAACTGACGATCAAGAATCTCAATGCACTTACTCGGACTTACAATCTCCAGGCTCCTCCGGTGGCACAGAAGCCGTACCTCAATCTTGAGCGGGAGCTAGCTGCATGTTATGCGGAAGTGGCTCCAAGCTTGGCGGAGGAAATCAAGCGGCGTGCAACCGAACGAGCTCGTCCAAGGAACTCGGGGCCTCAAGCTGCGAACATTTTGGAGTCTCTGAGCACATCGAGTAAGGTGCGTGTCTATGAGGAGGATCAGGCCAAGGGCTATGGGTTCAAAGAATTCTGGCGCGATCTGTTCTCGAAGAAGGAATAG